The Novipirellula galeiformis genome contains a region encoding:
- a CDS encoding patatin-like phospholipase family protein produces the protein MNLINLFNFRSPLAQVVTTRQRRAVLALGGGGARGLAHYGAIQAVGEAGIQTERFVGVSIGALVGAMCALEPEIRRVQAQAVEFLLSPTFSRNQHLLFGTTGSRLDEVESGVMAWYNRVRYLYSAHRRITRAATRQSLMPEGILSEAIEALVPDIEFSDLPTPLSIVAADLRSGNRIVLENGPLRTAIQASMAIPGIFPPVDWQGMQLCDIGVIDSLPSVMAKSYATDLTIAVDVGQSHARVDDCTTALDVIMRMQDIGETMMRRDKAECADVVIRPDLQGVDWFDFRHPERIIELGRRAARQRLSRLAV, from the coding sequence ATGAATTTAATCAACCTCTTTAATTTTCGCTCACCTCTCGCCCAGGTTGTGACGACACGCCAACGGCGTGCAGTCCTCGCCCTGGGAGGGGGCGGGGCGCGTGGGCTCGCGCACTACGGTGCGATTCAAGCGGTCGGTGAGGCAGGAATTCAAACCGAGCGGTTTGTCGGGGTCAGTATCGGGGCGTTGGTCGGAGCCATGTGTGCTCTAGAACCAGAGATACGTCGCGTCCAGGCCCAGGCAGTCGAATTTCTGCTCTCGCCGACCTTTTCTCGTAATCAACATCTCTTGTTTGGCACCACCGGTTCGCGATTGGATGAAGTCGAATCGGGTGTGATGGCGTGGTACAACCGCGTTCGCTATCTCTATTCGGCACATCGCCGAATCACGCGGGCAGCGACACGGCAATCCTTAATGCCCGAAGGGATTCTCTCGGAAGCGATCGAGGCGTTGGTGCCCGATATTGAGTTCTCCGATCTGCCCACGCCACTGAGCATCGTGGCGGCCGACTTGCGAAGCGGCAATCGAATCGTGTTGGAGAACGGACCGCTCCGAACGGCGATTCAAGCATCGATGGCGATACCGGGAATCTTTCCGCCCGTCGACTGGCAGGGAATGCAATTGTGCGACATCGGTGTGATCGATTCGTTGCCCTCGGTGATGGCCAAATCGTATGCCACCGATTTGACGATCGCGGTGGATGTGGGGCAATCGCATGCCCGGGTCGATGATTGCACGACCGCGCTGGATGTGATCATGCGGATGCAAGATATTGGCGAAACGATGATGCGTCGCGATAAGGCCGAGTGCGCCGATGTGGTGATTCGACCAGATCTTCAAGGCGTCGACTGGTTCGACTTTCGCCATCCCGAACGCATCATCGAACTCGGTCGCCGAGCCGCCCGCCAACGGCTTTCGAGGCTTGCCGTCTGA
- a CDS encoding class I SAM-dependent methyltransferase, whose translation MQTLFRNLSEWVYLHNTPIVQGRAKRMQAFQKLVQPKPHARIVDLGGSPTIWNLIPHDYEITMVNLPGCHDEPDGEGTFHFVDGDACDLSEVFADQSFDVVFSNSVIEHVGDESRQAAFAEEVHRLAPAHWIQTPSDRFPLEVHTGVLCYWRLPAPLRDRLHQSWETKLPEWYEMIRETRVLTHQQMATLFPHSETFCERFLGLEKSYALYQPAPVR comes from the coding sequence ATGCAGACATTGTTCCGAAATCTCAGCGAATGGGTTTATTTGCACAATACTCCCATTGTTCAAGGACGAGCCAAACGCATGCAAGCGTTTCAGAAATTAGTGCAACCGAAACCTCACGCCCGGATTGTCGACTTGGGAGGTTCTCCGACGATTTGGAATCTGATCCCCCACGACTACGAAATCACGATGGTCAATCTTCCCGGTTGTCACGACGAACCCGACGGGGAGGGGACGTTTCATTTTGTTGATGGCGATGCGTGTGATCTCAGCGAGGTGTTCGCCGACCAATCGTTTGACGTTGTCTTTAGCAACTCCGTGATTGAGCATGTCGGCGATGAATCTCGCCAAGCTGCATTCGCCGAGGAAGTGCACCGGCTTGCCCCCGCGCATTGGATCCAAACGCCAAGTGATCGATTTCCTCTCGAAGTCCACACGGGAGTGCTTTGCTATTGGAGGCTACCGGCGCCACTCCGCGATCGGCTACATCAATCGTGGGAAACGAAACTTCCGGAGTGGTACGAGATGATCCGCGAGACCCGCGTCTTGACTCATCAGCAAATGGCGACACTGTTTCCTCACTCGGAAACCTTTTGCGAGCGTTTCCTAGGACTGGAAAAATCTTACGCGTTGTATCAACCGGCACCGGTCCGTTAG
- a CDS encoding metallophosphoesterase: MNAIHRWSSNPIPKRAVFISDLHLMSTRSTAEQHRDQIGSLIQRNEIVVWGGDLFDFRWSSFSTESEAVDYSLAYLQQWRKEFPHQQFVFLCGNHDASPVFLNELRQWIQGDANFVFAGDVLRIGDTVMLHGDQIEGRGTIHRFENYRQRWADKKRAAMWRFAGYDAIVAARAHKVAAAVAHSNKTAIKKLNRFLTLQELTHETGVRQVVFGHTHRLIRGVQHNRMHFFNGGAAIRHVPFRPVEIELDSID; the protein is encoded by the coding sequence GTGAATGCGATACATCGATGGTCGAGTAATCCGATACCGAAACGAGCGGTGTTCATCTCGGATTTGCATTTAATGAGCACGCGTAGCACGGCAGAGCAGCATCGCGACCAGATTGGCTCGTTGATCCAACGCAACGAGATTGTGGTCTGGGGAGGTGACCTGTTTGATTTCCGATGGTCAAGTTTTTCGACAGAATCCGAAGCCGTCGATTATTCGCTCGCTTACTTGCAGCAATGGCGAAAGGAGTTTCCGCACCAGCAATTCGTTTTTCTGTGCGGTAACCATGACGCCAGTCCCGTGTTCTTGAACGAACTGCGACAGTGGATTCAAGGCGATGCGAATTTTGTCTTCGCAGGGGATGTTTTGCGAATCGGCGACACCGTGATGCTTCACGGGGACCAGATCGAGGGGCGTGGGACAATCCATCGTTTTGAGAATTACCGCCAACGGTGGGCTGATAAAAAACGCGCCGCGATGTGGCGTTTCGCGGGGTACGATGCAATCGTTGCCGCGCGGGCACACAAGGTCGCCGCGGCGGTCGCGCACAGCAACAAGACGGCGATCAAGAAACTCAACCGCTTCCTGACCTTGCAAGAATTGACGCACGAGACCGGAGTTCGGCAAGTGGTGTTTGGGCACACGCATCGCTTGATCCGTGGGGTTCAGCACAATCGGATGCACTTTTTCAACGGCGGCGCGGCGATCCGTCACGTGCCGTTTCGGCCGGTCGAAATCGAATTGGACTCAATCGATTGA
- a CDS encoding DEAD/DEAH box helicase produces MNQLENSPAEVKNATFAELPLSDEVQQAIVKSGYETPSEIQAAVIPHLLEGRDVIGQAQTGTGKTAAFALPVLSRIDPKKKAVQVLVLAPTRELAIQVAKSFSTYGSCMDGFSVCAIYGGQDYEPQLRALRRGVQVIVGTPGRVIDHIKRGSLEVGSLDCLVLDEADEMLNMGFLEDVQFVLDKTPETTQIALFSATLPDPIRRIAQKHLKNPETIQIKHKTMTGANIRQRCLYVTPRDKTDLLMRLLESEETDGVIVFTKTKEATTTLADKLARWGHTAAALNGDMPQALRERTVDKLKSGQLDIIVATDVAARGLDVPRISHVINFDPPHDSESYVHRIGRTGRAGRSGEAIILLSHSQRGRLRSIERVTRQSIEIVDPPSTADINRKRVESFNQRITETIANRDVTFFKQMLAEFSEKSNQPMEMIAAALADMAQNGRPLLLKDVPQSKRPPRDNGFDDSRNSHRERFSHSDDGPPRRGGRRSGPVREGMQRFRVDVGRADGVKPGNLVGAIANEAGIEGQFIGPIDIQHSYTTVDLPAGMPNEIFQTLRNTWVAGKQLNISVADERSNTNRYANTDSGRSTGKRFGSKDKKFKSGGKPGGKGATANAAGKKPGKKKHFKKPAHAK; encoded by the coding sequence ATGAATCAGCTGGAAAACAGCCCCGCCGAAGTGAAAAACGCCACGTTTGCCGAGTTGCCGCTCTCGGATGAAGTCCAACAAGCGATTGTGAAATCGGGATACGAAACCCCGTCTGAAATTCAAGCTGCCGTGATTCCGCACCTACTCGAGGGACGCGATGTGATCGGGCAAGCCCAGACCGGGACTGGAAAGACAGCTGCCTTTGCGCTGCCGGTCCTGTCGCGAATCGATCCCAAGAAGAAAGCCGTTCAAGTCCTCGTGTTGGCACCGACTCGTGAACTTGCCATTCAAGTGGCCAAGTCGTTCTCGACCTACGGGTCATGCATGGACGGCTTTTCTGTCTGTGCCATCTATGGTGGCCAAGATTATGAACCTCAACTGCGCGCTCTGCGGCGGGGCGTTCAAGTCATCGTGGGAACCCCCGGCCGCGTGATCGACCATATCAAGCGTGGTTCGCTGGAAGTGGGCTCCCTCGATTGTTTGGTGTTGGATGAAGCGGACGAAATGCTCAACATGGGCTTTTTGGAAGACGTCCAATTTGTGCTCGACAAGACGCCCGAGACGACTCAGATCGCTCTTTTCTCGGCGACGCTACCCGACCCGATTCGGCGGATTGCTCAAAAGCATCTGAAGAATCCCGAAACCATTCAAATCAAACACAAAACGATGACGGGGGCCAATATTCGCCAACGTTGTCTGTACGTGACACCACGCGACAAGACCGACTTGTTGATGCGATTGCTCGAATCGGAAGAGACCGATGGCGTGATCGTGTTCACCAAGACCAAAGAAGCGACCACGACCCTAGCCGACAAACTGGCCCGCTGGGGTCACACCGCCGCGGCGCTCAATGGCGACATGCCTCAAGCGTTACGCGAGCGAACGGTAGACAAATTGAAGTCGGGTCAATTGGATATCATCGTTGCCACGGATGTCGCTGCACGCGGCTTGGACGTGCCTCGCATCAGTCACGTGATCAACTTTGATCCACCACACGACAGCGAGTCGTACGTGCATCGGATTGGCCGCACAGGGCGTGCCGGACGAAGTGGCGAAGCGATCATTTTGTTGTCGCACAGCCAACGCGGACGATTGCGTTCGATCGAACGGGTGACCCGTCAATCGATTGAGATCGTCGACCCGCCTTCGACCGCCGATATCAACCGCAAACGCGTCGAGAGTTTCAACCAACGGATTACCGAAACGATCGCGAATCGCGATGTGACCTTCTTTAAGCAGATGCTCGCCGAGTTTTCGGAAAAGTCCAACCAGCCGATGGAGATGATCGCAGCCGCGCTTGCCGACATGGCTCAGAACGGTCGTCCATTGTTGCTCAAAGATGTGCCTCAATCCAAGCGTCCGCCACGCGACAATGGGTTTGACGATTCGAGAAATTCTCATCGTGAGCGATTCAGTCATTCCGACGATGGCCCACCGCGTCGCGGTGGGCGACGCTCGGGCCCCGTTCGCGAAGGCATGCAACGCTTCCGCGTCGATGTCGGCCGCGCCGATGGCGTGAAGCCCGGTAACTTGGTCGGAGCCATCGCGAACGAAGCGGGCATCGAAGGCCAGTTTATTGGCCCTATCGATATCCAACACAGCTACACCACCGTCGACCTGCCGGCGGGAATGCCCAACGAAATCTTCCAAACATTGCGCAATACTTGGGTTGCCGGAAAGCAACTCAACATCAGCGTCGCTGATGAGCGAAGCAATACAAATCGGTATGCGAATACCGATAGCGGTCGCTCGACGGGCAAACGCTTCGGATCGAAAGACAAGAAGTTCAAATCGGGCGGAAAGCCTGGTGGAAAAGGGGCCACGGCCAATGCAGCAGGCAAAAAGCCTGGTAAGAAAAAGCATTTCAAAAAGCCCGCGCACGCCAAATAG
- a CDS encoding endonuclease/exonuclease/phosphatase family protein, producing the protein MMNAQWRATKSTLDQGNGAGEQLVPAKWQRSTPRANVMTPRSIFVGIRTLAFLWLSGVAVLIVLTGSISPVAAADPPSPIEFRVGFFNIYLGLANSSHRAAVVRQIQRVRPDIMGLSEINDADHSLLPTLVEGLPNVVTQPGGLQPALITRYPVLSSGSLGSIAPANEFRRKHLWAVLDVGHANRNLLVYVIHTESWCYVGPCENVARPALEFPRAIEWIRLKQDIQAKLKADPQLDVIVMGDWNDDNRSPQTDAFASQPEGIFNGFALGADIVFPVQHAPYPNYQCEQAGLRLLESTDTDGNRNTVWGGKPNPALQTAVKIDYIAHSEGVRVAGHEVLNSEVSEPAAGLRKYAAPLGFGDSRAASDHLMIFADMGIE; encoded by the coding sequence ATGATGAATGCTCAATGGCGCGCAACGAAGTCCACCCTCGATCAAGGGAACGGCGCTGGCGAACAACTCGTCCCAGCCAAGTGGCAACGATCAACGCCACGGGCGAACGTCATGACGCCCCGGTCGATTTTTGTTGGGATCCGAACGTTGGCGTTTTTGTGGCTCAGCGGGGTCGCCGTTCTTATCGTGTTGACGGGATCGATCAGTCCGGTCGCAGCCGCGGATCCTCCATCGCCGATTGAGTTTCGAGTTGGGTTTTTCAATATCTATTTGGGGCTAGCCAATTCGTCTCATCGCGCTGCCGTGGTGCGCCAGATCCAACGCGTTCGGCCGGACATCATGGGGCTTAGCGAAATCAACGACGCGGACCATTCGCTCCTGCCAACCCTGGTCGAGGGACTGCCCAATGTGGTCACTCAGCCCGGTGGTTTGCAACCTGCGCTGATCACTCGTTATCCGGTACTGTCGTCTGGATCGTTGGGCTCGATCGCACCGGCGAATGAATTTAGGCGCAAGCACTTGTGGGCGGTGCTCGATGTGGGGCACGCGAATCGGAATCTGTTGGTCTATGTCATTCACACCGAATCGTGGTGTTACGTGGGCCCCTGCGAGAACGTCGCCAGGCCGGCGTTGGAATTCCCGCGAGCGATTGAATGGATTCGGCTCAAGCAAGACATCCAAGCGAAGCTCAAGGCAGATCCTCAACTCGACGTGATCGTGATGGGGGATTGGAACGACGATAATCGCAGCCCCCAAACCGACGCGTTTGCGTCGCAGCCCGAAGGGATCTTCAACGGATTTGCCTTGGGGGCGGACATTGTTTTTCCGGTGCAGCACGCGCCTTATCCCAACTACCAATGTGAGCAAGCCGGACTTCGGTTGCTGGAGTCGACCGACACCGATGGCAACCGCAACACGGTCTGGGGGGGCAAGCCAAATCCGGCGTTACAGACCGCAGTGAAGATCGACTACATCGCCCACAGCGAGGGCGTTAGGGTCGCCGGCCATGAAGTCTTGAATTCCGAAGTCAGCGAGCCCGCCGCAGGACTGCGGAAATACGCAGCGCCGTTAGGGTTCGGTGATTCTCGCGCCGCCAGCGATCACTTGATGATCTTCGCCGACATGGGCATCGAGTAA
- a CDS encoding redoxin family protein gives MKTVLPLAFAALVVSTTLAVPAVAQSSTQTPVAQAKRLLAPGNTAKDFQLRSVGGELSGNVRLSDVNAEGTVVVVVLRGFPGRQCPACSAQVADFVKNADKFAAKKARVLLIYPGAKSQLDQHAGDFLQGTKLPKPLTFLLDPGYQFTNAYGLRWNAVNETSYPSTLVVDKSGKITYAKISETHGGRATTDEILAAL, from the coding sequence ATGAAGACCGTCCTTCCGCTTGCGTTCGCTGCACTCGTCGTTTCCACCACGTTGGCGGTTCCCGCTGTGGCCCAATCCTCAACCCAGACACCGGTTGCCCAAGCCAAGAGGTTGCTGGCTCCAGGCAATACCGCGAAAGATTTTCAGTTACGATCCGTTGGAGGCGAGTTGTCAGGCAACGTCCGCTTGAGCGACGTCAATGCCGAGGGGACCGTGGTCGTGGTGGTGTTGCGAGGTTTCCCAGGCCGACAATGTCCCGCCTGTAGCGCCCAGGTCGCTGATTTTGTGAAAAACGCAGACAAGTTTGCCGCCAAAAAGGCGCGAGTGCTGTTGATTTACCCAGGGGCCAAATCGCAACTCGACCAACACGCCGGTGACTTCCTGCAAGGCACCAAGCTGCCCAAGCCGTTAACCTTCTTGCTCGACCCCGGCTACCAGTTCACCAACGCCTACGGATTGCGTTGGAACGCCGTCAATGAAACCTCCTATCCCTCGACGCTCGTCGTCGACAAGTCGGGCAAGATCACGTATGCCAAGATCAGTGAAACGCACGGGGGCCGCGCCACAACCGACGAGATCCTAGCCGCCCTATAA
- the pgi gene encoding glucose-6-phosphate isomerase — protein sequence MSHTTDRPVLTSRDSWKALQSHHAEIQDKHLRDWFAEDPQRGEKLSLEALGLFLDYSKNRIDAKTIALLVALAESANLKDRIEAMFSGEKINTTEQRAVLHTALRAPRDAQIEFEGENVVPEVHAVLDKMAAFCERVASGAWRGHSGKRILNVVNIGIGGSDLGPVMAYESLRHFSNRELTFRFVSNVDGTDFAEATRDLDPAETLFIVASKTFTTQETMTNAKTARQWLLAGLGDDVSAVAKHFVAVSTNADEVAKFGIDTENMFGFWDWVGGRYSMDSAIGLSTMLAIGPQQFREMLDGFHAMDEHFRTAPLAENLPVLMGLLNVWYANFFNVKTVAVLPYDQYLKRFPAYLQQLTMESNGKSTTLSGERVDYDTSPIFWGEPGTNGQHSFYQLIHQGTHLIPCDFIAFGKSLNPLGEHQDILMANVIAQGEALAMGKTAEEVEREGTAAELVPHRVFEGNRPSNTLLVERLTPAVLGKLIALYEHSTFTQGAIWEIDSFDQWGVELGKVLAKQIMPELQSKDAALGHDSSTNGLIERYRQWK from the coding sequence ATGAGCCACACGACAGACCGCCCCGTTTTAACTTCTCGCGACTCATGGAAAGCACTGCAATCGCATCACGCGGAGATTCAAGACAAGCACCTCCGCGATTGGTTTGCCGAAGACCCCCAACGAGGCGAGAAGCTGAGTCTCGAAGCGCTCGGTTTGTTTCTTGATTATTCAAAGAACCGGATCGATGCGAAGACGATTGCGTTGCTCGTCGCGCTGGCGGAATCGGCGAACCTAAAGGATCGCATCGAGGCGATGTTCTCGGGCGAAAAGATCAATACGACCGAACAACGCGCGGTGCTGCATACCGCGCTGCGTGCTCCACGTGATGCCCAAATTGAGTTTGAGGGTGAAAACGTCGTGCCAGAGGTGCATGCCGTGCTCGACAAAATGGCAGCCTTTTGCGAACGCGTGGCCAGTGGTGCGTGGCGGGGGCACAGCGGAAAACGCATTCTTAACGTGGTCAACATCGGGATTGGCGGATCGGATCTGGGGCCGGTGATGGCTTACGAATCGCTGCGTCACTTCAGCAATCGCGAGCTGACGTTCCGCTTCGTTTCCAACGTCGATGGCACCGATTTCGCCGAGGCCACTCGTGATTTAGATCCTGCCGAAACGTTGTTCATCGTGGCGTCCAAGACCTTCACGACTCAGGAGACGATGACCAATGCGAAGACGGCGCGTCAGTGGTTGTTGGCGGGACTCGGCGACGACGTGTCAGCGGTAGCGAAGCACTTTGTCGCCGTTTCGACCAACGCCGACGAGGTTGCCAAATTTGGAATCGACACCGAGAACATGTTTGGATTTTGGGATTGGGTCGGCGGTCGCTACTCGATGGATTCTGCGATCGGGTTGTCGACGATGCTGGCCATTGGTCCGCAACAATTCCGCGAGATGTTGGATGGGTTCCATGCCATGGACGAGCATTTTCGCACCGCTCCATTGGCGGAGAACCTGCCCGTGTTGATGGGATTGTTGAATGTTTGGTATGCCAATTTTTTCAATGTTAAAACTGTCGCGGTGCTCCCCTACGATCAATACTTGAAGCGGTTCCCAGCTTACTTGCAGCAATTAACGATGGAGAGCAATGGCAAGTCGACGACGCTCTCGGGAGAACGAGTTGACTACGACACTAGTCCGATCTTCTGGGGAGAGCCGGGAACCAATGGGCAACATTCGTTCTACCAATTGATTCACCAGGGAACGCATTTAATCCCTTGCGACTTCATTGCATTTGGGAAATCACTCAATCCGCTCGGCGAGCATCAGGACATTTTGATGGCCAATGTGATCGCACAAGGCGAAGCGTTGGCGATGGGGAAAACGGCCGAGGAGGTGGAACGCGAGGGCACCGCTGCGGAATTGGTGCCCCATCGAGTTTTCGAAGGCAATCGCCCCTCCAACACGCTGTTGGTCGAGCGTTTGACGCCTGCCGTGCTCGGGAAATTGATCGCCTTGTATGAGCACAGCACGTTCACTCAAGGGGCGATTTGGGAAATCGATTCGTTCGATCAATGGGGCGTTGAGCTGGGGAAAGTGTTGGCCAAACAGATCATGCCGGAATTGCAATCCAAAGATGCCGCGTTAGGCCATGACAGTTCCACCAACGGCTTGATCGAGCGATATCGTCAATGGAAGTAG